A region from the Melospiza georgiana isolate bMelGeo1 chromosome 10, bMelGeo1.pri, whole genome shotgun sequence genome encodes:
- the GPR149 gene encoding probable G-protein coupled receptor 149: protein MSVTPGNLSLNGTSFLTEHHSILDKPSEQRTWNVFLFCLTLAIALPALLGSIYSLVSLLKLQTKSTVSWIVTSVAADDLISIVPVIIFMLMQWSSEVLPQPLCTTSAFLYLFQGISSNLKGSLIVSYNFYTLSTPGTLRCSSSGRRVSVAWAILAIWTVSLLLCALPLCGWGRYIPTSWGCFGDCGSSHTVLVLAVYSLCLCLLAALAVPLSLQLLCSGEPQVLHTGHPRGSAGCSCPGTPWGCGAPRLPLLGPGHGAREPFPASEVVFGKGLAESGTQSRSSTVGLAQKRFSLILALTKVLLWLPMMIHMAVQYITGLQSLSFEALSFLLTVLAAAVTPVFVLSQHWLHLPCGCIINCRSSSHAVPSPGAKSKHGGFEFNLSFQQGCGIYRISLESPPHASRDGKPSSYPSLVGSAVGEPGRGRDSLGHTGTGALGHGPRGTRAGTGPCQDQDQQGTSPGPLPEGPEWRLCHQESPTPELSDWEWCRSRSERNPRQRTGGALAVPLCAFQGTVSLQAPGGKTLSLSTYEVSSEGQKIAPAAKRIEVYRSKSVGHEPSPGEPGFADASVKIHLEVLEICDAPEALDTVSIVSSISQSSAHARSPSLRYSRKENRFVSCELGESASYSLLVPSNSDFSISIPDTVEAHRRNSQQQGSARAGHQEEIQLLNRAYREREGSS, encoded by the exons ATGTCGGTGACTCCTGGTAATTTGTCACTCAATGGGACGAGCTTCTTGACGGAGCATCACAGCATTCTGGACAAGCCCAGTGAGCAGAGAACTTGGAATGTCTTTCTGTTCTGCTTGACTCTTGCCATTGCACTCCCAGCCCTTCTGGGCAGCATTTATTCACTGGTTTCCCTGCTGAAGCTGCAGACCAAAAGCACGGTTTCGTGGATTGTGACCTCTGTGGCAGCAGATGATCTGATCAGCATCGTGCCGGTGATTATTTTCATGCTCATGCAGTGGTCAAGTGAAGTCCTCCCCCAGCCTCTGTGCACCACCTCCGCCTTTTTGTATTTATTCCAGGGCATTTCTAGCAACCTGAAAGGGTCTCTTATAGTTTCCTACAACTTCTACACCCTCAGCACGCCGGGGACACTGCGCTGCAGCTCCTCCGGGCGCCGTGTGAGTGTGGCATGGGCCATCCTCGCCATCTGGACCGTCAGCCTGCTGCTGTGCGCTTTGCCTCTCTGTGGCTGGGGCAGGTACATCCCCACGTCCTGGGGCTGCTTCGGGGACTGCGGCAGCTCCCACACCGTGTTGGTGCTGGCTGTGTACTCGCTGtgcctctgcctgctggcagCGCTGGCCGTGCCCCTCtcgctgcagctgctgtgctcgGGGGAGCCCCAGGTGCTGCACACCGGGCACCCgcggggctctgcaggctgcagctgccccgGCACTCCCTGGGGCTGCGGGGCCCCTCGGCTGCCGCTGCTGGGCCCTGGGCACGGAGCCCGGGAGCCTTTCCCAGCCTCGGAGGTGGTGTTTGGGAAGGGTCTGGCTGAGAGcggcacccagagcaggagctccaCCGTGGGCTTGGCCCAGAAACGATTCTCGCTGATCCTGGCACTGACCAAAGTCCTTCTCTGGCTGCCAATGATG ATACACATGGCTGTCCAGTACATCACTGGGCTGCAGAGCCTCTCTTTTGAGGCCCTGAGCTTCCTGCTGAcggtgctggctgctgcagtcACCCCGGTGTTTGTGCTGTCCCAGCACTGGCTCCACCTGCCCTGCGGCTGCATCATcaactgcaggagcagctcccatgCAGTGCCCTCGCCAGGGGCCAAAA GCAAGCACGGCGGTTTTGAGTTCAACCTGTCgttccagcagggctgtggcatcTACAGGATATCCCTGGAGAGCCCTCCCCatgccagcagggatggcaaACCCTCGTCCTACCCCAGCCTGGTGGGCTCTGCCGTTGGGGAGCCgggcagaggcagggacagcctgggacacacagggacaggggcactGGGACACGGCCCCCggggcaccagggctggcacagggcccTGCCAGGACCAGGACCAGCAGGGCACCAGCCCTGGCCCGCTCCCTGAAGGACCAGAGTGGAGGCTGTGCCACCAGGAGAGCCCCACGCCCGAGCTCTCGGACTGGGAGTGGTGCCGGAGCAGATCCGAGAGGAACCCTCGGCAG CGCACGGGCGGAGCCCTGGCCGTGCCCCTCTGTGCCTTCcagggcaccgtgtccctgcaggctcccGGCGGCAAAACGCTCTCGCTGTCCACGTACGAGGTGAGCTCGGAGGGGCAGAAGATCGCGCCCGCGGCCAAGAGGATCGAGGTGTACCGCTCCAAGAGCGTCGGGCACGAGCCCAGCCCGGGCGAGCCCGGCTTCGCGGACGCGAGCGTGAAGATTcacctggaggtgctggagatCTGCGACGCCCCCGAGGCGCTGGACACCGTGTCCATCGTCAGCAGCATCAGCCAGTCCTCGGCGCACGCCCGCTCGCCCTCGCTGCGCTACTCCCGCAAGGAGAACCGGTTCGTGAGCTGCGAGCTGGGCGAAAGCGCCTCCTACTCGCTGCTGGTGCCGTCCAACAGCGACTTCAGCATCTCCATCCCCGACACCGTGGAGGCGCACCGCCGcaacagccagcagcagggctcggCCCGGGCGGGGCACCAGGAGGAGATACAGCTGCTGAACAGAGCCTACCGAGAGCGGGAGGGCAGCAGCTAA